In one Mangrovibacterium diazotrophicum genomic region, the following are encoded:
- a CDS encoding eCIS core domain-containing protein — MFEIKPQNTGRRASIQPKLKIGQPGDKYEQEADAVADRVMQVAQTESLQMQPEEEEEEMMQPKLRMQPEEEEEPIQMKCAKCEKEEEMLQRKSNEMGVATSSVEQQILSSTGKGNKLPDPVNQFMSRAIGADFSRVKIHTDTNAVQMNRQLNARAFTYGADVYFNGGEYRPNSSTGKNLLAHELTHVVQQKGKRGNRISRAVSTHSSCPPNVAGAPAQPLTVIENANNRAVLMALGTAELLAFESLLFNDPTFGPSSVFNAYHSRFGDPPPHNHKFRNRFTHHDFSTLAEAQASEMMTLSDRFRAISRFLERQIKFRCTGNSHTTIGNCTHHCRPNDVLASCASGHGNTIAICSAFFTSGYSTDQQAIGMIHEVLHMTRHFGDHASASTASQRGREPECYASLVADIYGATPFDPSCPPV, encoded by the coding sequence ATGTTTGAAATCAAACCACAGAATACAGGAAGAAGGGCTTCGATTCAGCCAAAACTGAAAATCGGGCAACCCGGTGACAAGTATGAACAGGAAGCGGATGCAGTCGCTGATCGTGTCATGCAGGTGGCGCAGACTGAGTCGCTTCAGATGCAACCGGAGGAAGAAGAGGAGGAAATGATGCAGCCGAAATTACGCATGCAGCCCGAAGAAGAGGAAGAGCCAATACAAATGAAGTGTGCGAAATGCGAAAAAGAAGAAGAAATGTTGCAGCGCAAATCGAATGAAATGGGTGTAGCGACTTCTTCTGTTGAGCAGCAAATTCTTTCTTCGACCGGGAAAGGTAACAAGTTGCCCGATCCGGTCAACCAGTTTATGAGCAGGGCAATCGGAGCCGATTTTAGTCGTGTAAAAATACACACCGATACGAATGCGGTTCAAATGAATCGGCAATTGAACGCACGAGCCTTTACTTATGGGGCAGATGTCTATTTTAATGGTGGCGAGTACAGACCGAACAGTTCAACCGGCAAAAATCTGCTGGCACATGAGTTGACCCACGTGGTGCAACAGAAGGGAAAACGAGGCAATCGGATCAGCAGGGCTGTGAGCACACACTCCAGCTGTCCGCCAAATGTAGCCGGAGCTCCGGCTCAACCGCTGACGGTCATCGAAAATGCAAATAACAGAGCTGTTTTAATGGCTTTGGGAACCGCCGAACTATTAGCTTTTGAGTCGTTGCTTTTCAACGATCCTACTTTTGGTCCGAGCTCTGTATTCAATGCTTACCACAGTAGGTTTGGTGATCCGCCACCACATAATCATAAATTTAGAAATCGGTTTACTCATCATGACTTCTCAACCTTAGCCGAAGCACAGGCTTCAGAAATGATGACTCTCTCGGATCGTTTTCGGGCTATATCCAGATTCTTGGAGCGTCAAATTAAATTCAGATGTACAGGAAACTCACACACTACGATTGGAAATTGTACCCATCATTGTCGTCCTAACGATGTATTAGCATCGTGCGCATCTGGACACGGGAATACGATTGCTATTTGCAGTGCCTTCTTTACATCCGGTTATTCGACCGATCAACAGGCGATCGGGATGATTCACGAAGTGTTGCATATGACCAGACATTTTGGAGATCATGCATCTGCCAGTACTGCTAGCCAACGAGGCAGAGAACCTGAATGTTATGCAAGTCTTGTCGCTGATATCTACGGCGCTACCCCCTTTGACCCGAGTTGTCCGCCGGTTTAA
- a CDS encoding ATP-binding protein, translating into MVDQKKIASNAADIEREIAWFREILRTRSLLNVQKETKYSSVYEIEPPYHNGSVSSFAAFVKKNQFDFEERFLLALALVPHVKPELLDLFLVKNENTNQVYTEFGGKAGKNHNGFIPTGETAMFILAGNDLSKRFSLQRCFDGLHRFSRENILWLEEIGKDEPALSGAINISQEVLDLFTLGEARKPNFSPEFPAKLLTTKMEWADLILSHDVMTQIEEIETWINHQHTLMGEWEMDRILKPGYKSLFHGPSGTGKTTAAALIGKKTGRDVYRIDLSQMVSKYIGETEKNLSKVFDRAENKEWILFFDEADALFGKRTDTRDSHDRFANQQVSYLLQRIEDFNGLVILASNLKGNIDEAFIRRFQSIIQFPMPSTEERRQIWQNSFPKAVRLESEIDINEIARKYEISGGAIINIIQHCSLRALARGTNEIRQADMIEGIRREYHKNRRTL; encoded by the coding sequence ATGGTAGACCAAAAAAAAATAGCATCCAATGCCGCTGATATTGAGCGTGAAATTGCCTGGTTTAGGGAGATTCTTCGAACACGCTCGCTTTTGAATGTACAAAAGGAAACGAAATACAGCAGCGTTTACGAGATCGAGCCACCGTACCATAATGGCAGTGTTTCATCTTTCGCAGCGTTTGTCAAAAAGAATCAGTTCGATTTTGAGGAACGGTTTTTACTGGCTTTGGCTCTGGTTCCCCATGTAAAGCCGGAGTTGCTTGATCTCTTTTTGGTGAAAAATGAGAATACCAACCAGGTTTACACCGAATTCGGGGGAAAAGCGGGGAAGAATCACAATGGCTTTATCCCGACCGGTGAAACGGCGATGTTTATTTTGGCAGGAAACGATTTGAGCAAGCGGTTTTCGTTGCAACGCTGCTTTGACGGGCTGCATCGTTTCAGCCGCGAAAACATTCTTTGGCTCGAAGAGATTGGCAAAGATGAGCCTGCGTTGAGTGGTGCGATCAATATTTCGCAGGAAGTGCTTGATTTGTTTACGCTGGGTGAAGCCCGAAAGCCAAATTTCAGCCCGGAGTTCCCGGCCAAGCTGCTCACCACAAAGATGGAATGGGCCGACCTGATTTTGAGTCATGATGTGATGACCCAGATTGAGGAAATTGAAACCTGGATCAACCACCAGCACACCCTGATGGGCGAATGGGAAATGGATCGGATTCTGAAACCCGGCTACAAAAGTTTGTTTCACGGGCCGTCCGGGACCGGTAAAACTACGGCGGCGGCACTCATTGGGAAGAAAACCGGGCGCGATGTTTACCGGATCGACTTGTCTCAAATGGTGTCGAAATACATTGGCGAAACGGAAAAGAACCTCTCGAAAGTTTTTGACCGGGCTGAGAACAAAGAATGGATTCTGTTTTTCGACGAGGCAGACGCCTTGTTTGGTAAACGCACAGACACCCGCGATTCGCACGATCGCTTTGCGAACCAGCAGGTCTCGTATTTGCTGCAACGAATCGAGGATTTTAATGGCCTGGTTATTTTGGCTTCAAACCTAAAAGGTAACATCGACGAAGCTTTCATCCGTCGCTTCCAGTCGATTATCCAGTTTCCCATGCCAAGCACGGAAGAGCGGCGACAAATCTGGCAAAACAGCTTCCCCAAAGCGGTTAGGCTCGAGTCTGAAATTGACATCAATGAAATCGCCCGGAAATACGAGATTTCGGGTGGTGCCATTATCAACATTATTCAACATTGCAGCCTGCGGGCATTGGCCCGCGGAACGAACGAGATCCGACAAGCGGACATGATCGAAGGAATACGAAGGGAATACCACAAAAACCGAAGAACACTTTAA